The sequence below is a genomic window from Phycodurus eques isolate BA_2022a chromosome 6, UOR_Pequ_1.1, whole genome shotgun sequence.
tattttctttctttcaccattattaAATCATTActaaattattaaatgtattttgagtttaagtaagcctctgtcatctagaactcatatttcataaaatgtagcaacttTTATATTATGAGACTGACAAAAGGTTTGACGTCGCTctctcctaaattttatacatataaaaagtgacgcggttcccctttacgagacaaaattaGTTGGATTTTAACGTTAAAgcgtaaatcggactaacccggaagtgaacgtaggcgtttaccttccttggtgtctttttccaaattaatgacatttttatttaaaccaaTATACGGTACACCTGGTTTGAAAACTACAGTTTCATTGTGTAAATTATGTTGTCGTTTCAAGTGTGCGTCGTCACTGGTCGGTGAAAACGTTCTTCCGCCCAACTTGCTGCTTCCCGCCAACCTGCGAGATCCGCCCAGAACCAGTGAGTCCAAACCCTTGCCCATTCTGAACGTATGTCTCACGAATGGACGCTGAATGTTTCCGAATGTTATTTCCTCCCTCAGGGCGCCCGCCACCCCCGCCGGACTCCCCGCTGCCCCTACTGAGGTCTTGTGACGCCGACGTTCCTGCCCACCGGAGTGCTGTGCGGCTATGGGTGGACGCTTTAGAGGGACGGGGCGGCGACCCGTTGGGCCTGGCCGAGCTCCATCCAGACGTCTTCGCAGTCCCTCCCAGGTAACGGCCGGCTCGCGGTGACGCCAAACGCTAAAGTGCAACAATTTTGAGCTGAAAGTGTTTGTTCCTGTCAAGGCTGGACATCCTGCACAGCGTAGAAGTGTGGCAGAGGAACTACAAACGCATCGTAAGTTCACTCCTTGTTCCTGCGTGGTCCCATCACACATTCTATGTCTGCGTCTTGTCCTTTCTTTGTCCGTTcttgtcccccagaactgggaTGGTCTAGTGATATGAAATGGTTTATGTtgaatcttcttttttttttaaataaagtaaactGACAGTTGAATATGCAGATTTCagaagacttttattttgaaatacaccACCAGATCTGCATGGGCCTTATTTTGATGGACTCCTGGGGTGGTCTAGTGTTCCCTCTCatcaaatttattttcacactCCCCCCCATTTCATTTGCAAggcgttttattttttagttttaaagtAGTTCAGAGACCTTATGGTGAAACATTAAGTCGGTACTGTCCATGTGACTCAGGTTATTTCTTCTAAGACTAGGTTTCAGTTCAAACGAGCGAATGAGTTTGATGACGTTACCAAATTTGCTTAGCTGGGCCGGGATAGGTCGAGAAAGTAGAGACGAAGGGTGGGTCTCAATTCTCTTTCTATCTTCTGACTTCTCTTTCCAATAGTATTAATGCAACGACAGTGAGCCAGCAAAGAGAGAAGTGAGATGGGCCCTAAAGCCTCCTGTAGGCGGTGAagtttttttccagatttgttttttttttctatcgaACATTTTTTCGagtgtattttatattattgaTCACGTGTCCATCGCGATACACATTGAgttatcgcccagccctactctGTGGTCCCAGCTCACTTCCTGTTCCTGCGTGGTCTCagctaattttttttgtagctgcATGGCTCTTGCTCTCTTCCTGTTCCTATATGATACCAGCTCACTTCCCGTTCCTGCATCGTCCCAGCTAACTTTCTGTTCCTGTGTGTAGTAGTCTCATTTTGTATTCCTGTTATCACCTCACTTCCTGTTCCTGTGTGGTCCCAGCTCATTTCCTGCTCCTGCTAGTTTAAGTCTTATTTACTGTTCTTATGTCTTCACCTCACTTGCTGTATGTTGTGGTTTTAATTCCTGTTCTgaactcgtgtgtgtgtgtgtgtgtgtgtgtgtgtgtgtgtatgtgtgtcataGAGTCACGCCAACACCAAGGTGAGGTCTGAGGTGCGCGGTGGCGGCCGCAAACCGTGGAACCAGAAGGGAGGGGGCCGCGCTCGCCATGGCAGCATACGCTCGCCCCTGTGGAGGGGAGGTGAGCCCACATTTTGGGTCTGgcgcacacattttcagttgtgTTGTGGTTCTGATGTGGTGTGTTGTCATCAGGGGGCGTCTCCCATGGCCCCCGGGGACCCACCAGCTACTACTACATGCTGCCTATGAAGGTGCGCGTCCTGGGGCTCAAGGTGGCCCTGAGCTCCAAGGTGGCCCAGGTAGGGCACGCCGTTGTAGATCATCAGAAAAGATCAGAATTAGGGCCGATATTAGCCTTTTTGTGAATGACCTTTCCTCTGCCCATTAGAAAAGCCCCCTCCCTCactgtccatttttt
It includes:
- the mrpl4 gene encoding large ribosomal subunit protein uL4m — translated: MFLRCSLLLCERGAAKRCASSLVGENVLPPNLLLPANLRDPPRTRRPPPPPDSPLPLLRSCDADVPAHRSAVRLWVDALEGRGGDPLGLAELHPDVFAVPPRLDILHSVEVWQRNYKRISHANTKVRSEVRGGGRKPWNQKGGGRARHGSIRSPLWRGGGVSHGPRGPTSYYYMLPMKVRVLGLKVALSSKVAQGFLHVVDSLDIRSPDSRDLLDAVRLKDWEESLLIVDVDDNFPDNILKATATLKTVNLIPALGLNVHSLLKHEGIVLTLETLRFLEDKLLWHDQRYTPLYPFKLPYADFP